From Aedes albopictus strain Foshan chromosome 1, AalbF5, whole genome shotgun sequence, one genomic window encodes:
- the LOC134284929 gene encoding uncharacterized protein LOC134284929 produces MAHSTWDTIDPETTRLVTYESSIKSGTHGEVYQKQLSLVLLLRLTREGKNFHLAYELTPAEKFDDVVLYDRTAKQWTFLQSKHADGKDSKIDLNGLLPKTNREKGDFSLYKYFYSYMRIRNRFIGKTNFLLFTNKKLDEKLKSAEDSMAIEDQDVDEYLRFTSEGATHKLLIPTESTIQSILEYANKDLYSLKDAIKHLFTKGIITDQLIKYKVYLNDVLKESGYNQIRFADTFNQSLIFIAKLYNVLQPQLHKLKPINKPPELNFNETGYDSSNWLSVGGPDLKHLGEAIEDLFCSGTVSDYLKEYEHLLALILTTTANGKLAIKETFNSDVVSKAELYRMLKAELSDMNKQVTTNQKLFDGKDSRNKPKLVLFHADASDVRQFFALLTLSVQQPDELESFIIEELNLWMRMWLRPDILGMLTENDYEKAVKDLDNYFESTLKRGQGNSKPYLDQQFVSQYFNKLQSTLVEKYPELKDMSQIYINRVLIFEEDDISKTEHSLASQFDGTIKTKLKPNSRMTDKQFAANLKVEFAHYQCLVLTADPGLGKTEFLQYVALEHQKVESGAVFLFYLNRLQVSEHESPLDILKYALSDKNFEFIWNVLEKHQTYCTSHITLLFDGYDEIHKKNRNKMNNLLKILLRSEHIKIVMSVRSHEKKTLQHMFQKQFNVGYFSLEPFSSKHVIEYLSTYWEENVDFSLFSRIFYHSKFIMFSKYMLTKFNGLCSVPLMVKMMAKIYKCRFKLFKETKLSDIKGELCYLVREFSEVDHIYEIFIENCLLVKIVDACNGIGRVDPNKQIFDGFCLDHQLRAIKFLDIGELEFIFNNPKYNKKMDYMHDCHLNQLEKSILVKFVDGKFFFLHHSYAEYFVAKFLWDDFFYLKDVTKNVLSSFPGIRKFFIRIIENNISWFESKIAQETSFATEEIVFWACESNAENLLKYVLSKIPKYKVSDAKMLHIAIYNGSDRICSYLIKNCKVHPDVEYDGGFPLHSAVVYGRINIVQLLLRNGADINIRNAEGWSALHYAVHHKQIAIINILIDKGIDVNSLNNNKWNALHISCDNGDADMTKMLLQKDAQADLQTNEDKTPLDLAVSKGYTEVVDILIEYFIMKLNFHITFRVFQNADRNSHYYITQKLTRDFSELANGINFNEKSIHIAVHNGLKRKVKGLINDGANVYALNKSGHTALHLSASAGHHLVVELLVNSGANVNAVDEDNVTPLYIACQNGHRKVVETLIKRGAYVNALTHNKWTALHVSAFEGHSVIAKLLLDQGSNVNAVNEDNVTPLYWACENGHKDVVETLIRSGANINALTNDNRTALHASASTGYCDIVDVLLENGAVSNTVDKNGHTPLSYALQNRHQDVVESLFFLQNK; encoded by the coding sequence ATGGCACACTCAACGTGGGATACCATAGATCCGGAAACCACAAGACTTGTGACGTACGAAAGCAGCATCAAGTCTGGAACTCACGGCGAGGTGTACCAAAAGCAACTTTCCCTAGTTCTTTTGCTACGGCTCACAAGAGAAGGGAAGAATTTCCATTTAGCTTATGAACTGACACCCGCGGAGAAGTTCGACGATGTGGTTCTGTACGATAGGACAGCCAAGCAATGGACTTTTCTCCAATCAAAACATGCAGACGGCAAAGATTCTAAAATAGATCTCAATGGCTTGCTCCCAAAAACGAATCGAGAGAAAGGAGATTTCAGTTTGTACAAATATTTCTATTCCTACATGAGAATTCGAAACAGATTCATAGGCAAAACCAACTTCCTGCTGTTCACCAATAAGAAACTAGATGAAAAGTTAAAGAGCGCAGAAGATAGCATGGCGATCGAAGATCAAGATGTAGATGAATATCTTCGCTTTACATCTGAAGGAGCAACCCACAAATTACTCATACCGACTGAATCTACAATTCAATCAATCCTGGAATATGCCAACAAAGATTTGTATTCCCTGAAGGACGCTATCAAGCATCTCTTCACCAAAGGGATTATTACAGATCAACTCATAAAGTACAAAGTATATTTAAATGATGTTTTGAAGGAGTCAGGATACAATCAAATTAGATTCGCGGATACCTTCAACCAATCACTGATTTTCATTGCTAAATTGTACAACGTTCTTCAACCACAGCTACACAAATTGAAACCCATTAATAAACCCCCAGAACTCAACTTCAATGAAACAGGATATGATTCTTCAAATTGGTTATCAGTGGGAGGCCCGGATCTCAAGCACCTGGGTGAAGCCATCGAAGATCTTTTTTGTAGTGGAACTGTATCCGATTATTTAAAAGAGTACGAACATCTTCTAGCTCTGATTCTAACAACGACTGCGAATGGTAAGCTTGCAATCAAAGAAACATTCAATAGTGATGTAGTATCTAAAGCTGAATTGTATAGGATGCTGAAAGCTGAACTGAGTGACATGAATAAACAGGTTACAACGAATCAGAAACTATTTGATGGAAAGGATTCACGTAACAAGCCTAAGTTAGTATTATTCCATGCGGATGCATCTGATGTTAGACAATTTTTCGCGCTACTTACACTATCAGTGCAACAGCCGGATGAGTTGGAATCCTTCATCATCGAAGAATTGAACTTATGGATGAGAATGTGGTTGAGACCTGACATTTTAGGTATGCTAACCGAAAACGATTATGAAAAAGCGGTGAAAGATTTAGATAATTATTTTGAATCAACGCTGAAACGCGGTCAAGGTAATTCCAAACCATACCTAGACCAACAATTTGTGTCGCAGTATTTTAACAAGTTACAGTCCACACTTGTAGAAAAGTATCCGGAATTGAAAGATATGAGTCAGATATATATTAACAGGGTGCTTATATTTGAGGAAGACGACATTAGTAAAACAGAACATTCACTAGCATCTCAATTTGACGGAACCATAAAAACTAAGCTTAAGCCAAATTCAAGGATGACAGATAAACAGTTTGCAGCAAATCTTAAGGTTGAGTTTGCACACTATCAATGTTTAGTTTTAACGGCGGACCCTGGGCTAGGTAAAACTGAATTTCTCCAATATGTTGCTCTTGAACATCAAAAAGTAGAATCTGGAGCAGTTTTCTTATTCTACTTGAACAGACTACAAGTTTCTGAGCATGAATCTCCATTAGACATTCTAAAATATGCGTTATCTGATAAAAACTTTGAATTCATTTGGAACGTTTTGGAAAAACATCAGACATATTGCACTTCACACATTACATTATTGTTTGATGGGTATGATGAAATACATAagaaaaatagaaataaaatgaacaatcttttgaaaatattgctgagATCAGAACATATCAAAATTGTTATGAGTGTTAGAAGTCATGAGAAAAAAACATTGCAGCACATGTTTCAGAAACAATTtaatgttggatatttttcgttagAGCCTTTTAGCAGTAAACATGTAATTGAATATCTTTCAACATATTGGGAAGAAAACGTGGATTTTTCACTCTTTTCCAGAATCTTCTATCACTCAAAATTTATAATGTTTTCCAAATATATGCTTACTAAGTTTAATGGCTTGTGTAGCGTGCCACTTATGGTTAAAATGATGGCAAAAATATACAAATGCCGTTTCAAGCTCTTCAAAGAAACTAAGCTTAGTGATATTAAGGGTGAATTATGCTATTTAGTCAGAGAGTTTTCAGAAGTTGATCACATCTAcgaaattttcatagaaaattgttTACTAGTAAAGATAGTAGATGCATGCAATGGCATTGGGCGAGTCGACCCGAACAAACAAATTTTTGATGGGTTTTGCCTGGACCATCAATTGCGGGCAATAAAATTTCTTGATATTGGTGAGCTCGAATTTATCTTCAATAatccaaaatacaataaaaagatGGACTATATGCATGATTGCCATCTGAACCAACTTGAAAAATCTATTCTTGTGAAATTTGTTGACGGCAAGTTTTTTTTCTTGCATCATTCTTACGCCGAATATTTTGTTGCGAAATTTTTGTGGGACGATTTCTTTTATTTGAAAGATGTTACTAAAAATGTTTTGTCTTCTTTCCCGGGAATAAGAAAATTTTTTATaagaataattgaaaataatatttcatggtttgaatcaaaaatcgctcaagaaacatcGTTTGCTACAGAAGAAATTGTTTTTTGGGCTTGTGAAAGTAATGCTGAAAATTTACTGAAATATGTGCtttcaaaaataccaaaatataAAGTAAGTGACGCTAAAATGCTTCACATTGCTATTTACAACGGCAGTGACAGAATATGTTCCTATTTGATCAAAAATTGTAAAGTACATCCCGATGTTGAGTATGATGGTGGTTTTCCTTTACACTCGGCCGTAGTGTACGGGCGTATAAACATAGTCCAGTTACTGCTACGAAACGGAGCTGACATTAATATTAGAAACGCAGAAGGATGGTCTGCTCTGCATTATGCAGTTCATCACAAACAAATTGcaattataaatattttaatcGATAAAGGTATTGATGTAAACTCCTTAAACAATAACAAATGGAATGCACTGCACATTTCTTGCGATAATGGTGATGCTGATATGACGAAAATGCTATTACAAAAAGATGCACAGGCCGATTTACAGACAAATGAAGACAAAACTCCTCTTGATTTAGCTGTATCGAAAGGGTATACAGAAGTTGTTGACATTTTAATCGAATATTTTattatgaaattaaattttcatataactttcagggtatttcagaatGCTGATCGCAATAGTCACTATTATATAACACAAAAACTaacaagggatttttcagaacttGCTAATGGAATAAATTTCAATGAGAAATCAATTCATATTGCGGTTCATAATGGACTAAAGAGAAAAGTAAAAGGATTGATAAACGACGGTGCCAATGTTTATGCATTAAATAAATCAGGGCATACAGCTTTACATCTTAGTGCATCTGCAGGTCATCACCTTGTTGTTGAGCTATTGGTGAATAGTGGTGCAAACGTAAACGCCGTTGATGAGGATAACGTTACGCCTCTTTATATAGCATGTCAGAATGGTCACAGAAAGGTTGTGGAGACTTTGATTAAAAGAGGAGCCTACGTTAATGCATTGACTCACAATAAATGGACAGCTCTTCATGTAAGTGCTTTCGAAGGTCACTCTGTAATTGCAAAATTACTTCTTGACCAAGGTTCAAACGTGAACGCTGTTAATGAAGATAACGTGACACCACTTTATTGGGCATGCGAAAATGGTCATAAAGATGTTGTAGAGACTTTGATTAGAAGTGGCGCCAACATTAATGCATTAACTAACGATAATAGGACAGCTCTCCATGCTAGTGCTTCCACTGGTTACTGCGATATTGTAGATGTACTGCTTGAAAATGGCGCCGTTTCCAATACTGTTGACAAAAATGGACATACACCACTGAGTTATGCATTGCAGAATAGGCACCAAGATGTAGTAGAGTCCTTATTCTTCCTGCAAAACAAATAA
- the LOC109415344 gene encoding uncharacterized protein LOC109415344, translating into MASFQNSLRELLTDLDISDHLLEIFDECGVDFIDLLTISADQIRISLEPTQITWKYAVLFEIISSWRTRNESKITDLVSALPAGYRLQLTGKVSFDPHSLVCTQLPPRRSTPPHQSTPDKFAAHQPSTSSEEVEALVEATTGQPDSESFSPVVADSVASFSGIEENKTERDNRSQEGSKLICFPSTPEPEHPVETASVSIRLIDTTNSCDQADGETCQIPLTQRESANKAVPQFQLASTSSDPTAPEHILITLPVYVDESAAACSDGTRRGFPTIVNISDGTYVSVNPGSALEVGEPNKNNNHLSADSESENYNASSSAACQLRFTRETAASSVRLEETTNRCNLFQYLQIASTSRNASAPESVLITPQASTHEATAACPGGTVGILPSIDRDSDASSVESEEILKEVDPNKRNNPQPAKPKHTNESSPVIATRAVSQNEYDVFTPKVLEQLLRVSEGGKEILQYGATGELSDDKQQELCTIIAKHHLSTRSKLLTDDLRKYTLAVTSLFKFEREENYFIPRGGDRKNHGGKIANKIGNLKQRKRKREAKENEYQSAKQVNVEPKSTRNVVAEEAVEWLMLNTEPWGVVLDRWRTSYELRKVDLLSHKRIPKIFTTYPQYKCHHGFQLIDIDFQKAFPNAENGWMKLPLLLPRITEYIKKRALDPSAAQLLKQLFDEGANNDKKVCALLLALNTVLPPIAAASRLKPTILIGQEDTLIFVDAKEQAQLKVQETYRSYTELNLPIVPKLIAVGKNLDQLQGTFVVCYGDICYEFQSASRAVDILIKLTAVLGLPFSKISKLVWHFLSGCIYGIQQKESYASINKLKVYLDKG; encoded by the exons ATGGCGTCTTTTCAAAACAGTCTTCGAGAGTTGCTAACTGATTTAGACATTTCGGACCATTTGCTGGAAATATTTGATG AATGTGGAGTTGATTTTATCGATTTGTTGACAATTTCCGCGGATCAAATCCGCATATCATTGGAGCCGACGCAAATCACTTGGAAATACGCAGTCCTTTTCGAAATTATTTCGTCTTGGCGAACAAGAAAC GAATCCAAAATTACCGATTTAGTTTCGGCATTGCCGGCGGGATACCGATTGCAGCTTACTGGAAAAGTTAGTTTTGATCCACATTCGCTTGTATGTACTCAGCTACCGCCGCGCCGATCTACTCCGCCACACCAATCTACTCCTGATAAATTTGCTGCTCATCAGCCATCCACTTCTTCGGAGGAGGTGGAAGCCTTGGTGGAAGCAACAACTGGACAGCCGGATTCTGAAAGTTTTTCACCAGTCGTTGCCGATAGCGTTGCCAGCTTTTCGGGAATCGAAGAGAACAAGACTGAACGCGATAATCGAAGCCAAGAG ggtTCAAAACTTATCTGTTTTCCTTCAACACCGGAGCCGGAACACCCAGTGGAAACTGCCTCAGTCTCCATCCGATTGATTGATACAACGAATAGTTGTGATCAAGCCGACGGGGAAACCTGTCAAATTCCGCTTACCCAAAGAGAGAGCGCGAATAAAGCAGTCCCGCAGTTTCAGCTCGCTTCGACTTCTTCGGATCCCACTGCCCCGGAACATATATTGATAACGCTGCCCGTATACGTGGATGAATCAGCAGCTGCTTGCTCTGATGGAACCAGAAGAGGATTTCCTACCATCGTCAATATTTCGGACGGTACCTATGTGTCAGTGAACCCTGGAAGCGCCTTGGAAGTGGGAGAGCCGAACAAAAACAACAACCATCTCTCAGCGGATTCGGAATCGGAAAATTACAACGCATCCTCATCTGCCGCATGCCAACTGCGATTCACCAGAGAAACAGCCGCGTCCTCCGTCAGACTTGAAGAGACAACAAACAGATGCAATCTGTTTCAATATCTCCAAATCGCTTCGACTTCTCGTAATGCTTCTGCACCGGAAAGTGTCCTAATAACGCCACAGGCTTCAACTCATGAAGCAACAGCTGCTTGCCCTGGTGGAACAGTAGGGATATTACCATCCATCGATAGGGATTCGGATGCTTCGTCCGTAGAatctgaagaaatacttaaagAAGTAGATCCAAACAAACGAAACAATCCTCAGCCAGCCAAGCCGAAACATACCAACGAATCCTCTCCTGTCATTGCTACAAGAGCGGTTTCACAGAATGAGTACGACGTTTTTACACCGAAAGTTTTGGAACAGCTGCTGAGAGTATCTGAAGGAGGAAAGGAAATTCTACAATATGGTGCCACAGGAGAACTTTCGGATGACAAGCAGCAGGAACTTTGCACAATCATTGCAAAACACCATTTGAGCACCAGAAGTAAGCTACTAACTGATGACCTTCGAAAGTACACGCTGGCAGTTACGTCACTATTCAAGTTTGAACGAGAA GAAAACTACTTCATCCCAAGAGGCGGAGATAGAAAAAATCACGGAGGAAAAATAGCAAATAAGATAGGCAACTTGAAGCAACGGAAACGAAAACGCGAAGCCAAGGAGAACGAGTATCAATCAGCCAAACAAGTGAATGTTGAGCCCAAATCCACTCGTAACGTAGTGGCTGAAGAAGCAGTAGAATGGTTGATGCTGAATACTGAACCATGGGGCGTTGTGCTTGACCGGTGGAGAACTAGTTACGAGCTGCGTAAGGTAGACTTATTGTCCCATAAACGCATTCCGAAAATTTTTACGACATATCCGCAATACAAGTGCCATCACGGTTTTCAGCTG ATCGATATTGATTTCCAAAAAGCATTTCCGAATGCGGAGAATGGATGGATGAAGCTGCCGCTGTTGCTACCTCGGATTACAGAGTACATCAAGAAAAGAGCATTGGACCCGTCAGCGGCACAGTTACTGAAGCAGCTGTTTGACGAAGGCGCCAATAACG ATAAGAAAGTATGTGCACTGTTGCTAGCGCTGAACACCGTTTTACCGCCTATTGCAGCTGCATCTCGTTTGAAGCCTACCATCTTGATTGGACAAGAGGACACACTGATTTTCGTTGATGCCAAAGAACAAGCTCAACTGAAAGTTCAAGAAACATATCGGAGTTACACCGAGCTGAACCTGCCGATTGTACCAAAACTGATTGCAGTGGGGAAAAACTTGGACCAGCTTCAGGGAACCTTCGTGGTCTGCTACGGTGACATATGCTATGAGTTCCAGTCAGCGTCAAGAGCAGTAGACATACTTATCAAGCTAACAGCAGTGCTCGGACTTCCGTTTTCGAAAATTTCTAAACTGGTTTGGCACTTTCTCAGCGGCTGCATTTACGGCATACAACAAAAAGAATCCTACGCGTCTATTAACAAACTAAAGGTTTATCTGGACAAAGGATAA